The stretch of DNA GATTTGCGCACCAGGTCCGGCGAAGTCCGCAATTCCCTGACCGAATCCGACGGTCCTGCCGAGGGTGACGAGACGCTGACCGTGCACGCACGGACGGCCTCCGGCGACGTCGTTATTCAGCGCGCACTTCAGGACGGACCGGTCACCACCAGCTGATGTCCGTCCGACAGGCGCAGGACGAACTCCCGCATGCCCCAAGGCTGTTCGACGGGAGCGGAGGCTATGTCCGCTCCCGAGGCCGCCGCACGGCGGTGCGCCGAATCGAACTCGGTGCCGACATCAACAGTCACTGTGATGGGTGCGATCGGTGACCGCGCCACCACCAGTCGCAGGCCAGGACCGACACTCCACGGACCGAAGACCACACCGACCATGGCTGGTGGATCACCGACCTCGTAGAGCACCCTGGCGCCGAGCACGGCCCGTAGTACATCGAGTTCTGCGGCGACGTCGAGTACGGGAAGCGTGGCTTCGACATTGAGTACGGCGGTGGTCTCTGGGTCGCGCGACCGGCCGAGAACGATTGATTCGTGCGGTGTTTCGCGATGCGGATACCGCTGCGCGAGCTGGCCGTGTTCAGTGAGCCCGACCCTGCGCGCGGTGGCCAGCGATCGGAGGTTGGTGCTTTCTACCCACGCCTCAATCCGGTCGAGACCCAGCGGTCCGAACGCATACTCGATGACTGCTGCCGCCGCCTTCGAGCAGACGTGCCAGATCTCGCCGCGTATCGGCGACATCGACGCGCAACGGGCTGTTCCACCAACGCATTACGTCTGGATCGCGATAGCCGGCATGCATTGCGTCTGCGTCGCGTTCGGGATCCAATGGGACCAAGGACAGCCGGGCAGTCGTCAGCTCCACACGGATGAGGCTAGTCGCCGGGGTCGAACCGGAACACCGTGAGTTTGCCGGCCAGATCCGCGAACTCCTCGGGGGCGCCGTCGCGCACCAGGCCCGCGCGTTTGGCGAAGCCGACGCCGACCGGCACCTTGACGGCGAAAGCCCGCAGCACGGGCCGCGACTGCGCCGGATTCAGTTCGACGATCTTTATGCGCCGCGACTTGCGTCCGCGCGACAGCGTCCCCGCACCGGCAGCGCGCGCGTTGGACGCCCAGTCGGCCCCTGGATAGCCCGCGACGACGTAGAGGCCGCCGTCATGCTCGAACGGCGTCATCGGCGTGCTGCGCGGCTTCCCGGTTTTCCGTCCTGGGACTGTCAGAACCATCGCCGGGCCGATCGGGATGCCGAGCTTCTGCACGGCCATCATGAACTTGTTCATCGGCTTGAGATACCGCGGCGGACGGAACTCGGACATGGCTTGTCTCCCTTACTGTTTGATGAAAAGCTCTTGGTGGGCGGACACCGCGTCGGCGAACGTCTCAGCGGGCCTGCCGAGGATCTTTTCCACCTCGTGGGTGACCAACGCCGGTTTAGATACCGTCGCCTCCAGAAACGCGATGTACGCGTCGGCGAACTCAGGTGCAAAGCCCAGCCCGATGAAGCGCTGACGGACCATCTCGGCAGGGACCTCTTGATAGCGCAAGGGGCGGCCGAGCACTGATCCGATGATCTCCACCATCTCCGTGTTGGTGAACGCCTGCGGGCCCGTCATCGGAATCTTGCGGCCGACGAGCTCGTCGGTGAGCAACGCCTTGGCCGCCACGGCTGAGATGTCACGGTCGACGATCGGTGCAGTCGATGCCGTCGCATACGGTCCGCTGACCACGTCGCCCGCCTGAATCTGGGGCGCCCACATACCAAAGAAGTTGGTGATGAACACCGTTGGGCGAAGGCTCACCCACTCCAAGCCGGAGTCGACGGCGAGCTGCTCGACTTCCTTGTTGCGGTCGTCGCGGAACCGCGACGGCTGACGTGAGAAATCGTCGTCGGCGTTGATCGCCGACAACGCGACGAGTCGCGTGACACCTTCGAAGCGGGCTTGACGGATGAATGGCTCGAGTTCGTCGCCAAGCGCGCGGGAGTTGAGGAACACCGCCGAGGCTCCGGGCAGACCCTCTGCCGCAGTGGCCACCACCTTGACGCCATCGGGAAAGCGGGCGGCATCGGGTTGTCGGGTGACGGCGCGCACCTCCATGCCGGCTGTTGCGAGTTCGTTGACGAGTGGGCGGCCGACATTGCCGGTTGCGCCGGTGACGAGAATTGCGTTCATGGAGTCAAGGACGGCGTCGCGTAGAGAAAAGTTACACAGCGACGGGTGTAACTTTTTCGGGCCGCGTGTCGTCTTAGTTGCATGAGCTCTTCACCCCCGGTCGAAGCAGCGGTGCGCAGCCACCGCCCGTACCTGGTGAACCTCGCCTACCAGATGCTCGGCGACGTGGGCGAGGCCGAGGACGTCGCACAGGAGGCGTTCCTTCGGCTGTCACGCGCCTCGCAAGTCGACGATGTCCGTGCGTGGCTGACAGTGGTCGCCGGACGGCTGTGCCTGGATCAGATGCGGTCCGCGCGCGCCCGCCACGAACAACCCGATGAGTCAGGGGCTCTCGACACAGCCGTGTCGCGGGACGCCGATCCCGCCGACCGGGTCACGCTCGACGACGAGGTCCGCTCCGCGCTGCTGGAGGTATTGCGGCGGTTGAGCCCCGGCGAGCGGGTGGCGTTCGTCCTGCACGACGTGTTTCAGATGTCGTTCGAAGACGTCGCCGAGACGGTGGGCAGGCCGGTCGGCACCTGTCGTCAACTTGCCAGACGCGCGAGGGCGAAATTCGCTGATTCCGCGGGATCAAGGCCTCGGGCCGCCGATGTGACGGATGTCGAGCACCGGATCGTCACCGAGAAGTTCATCACCGCTTGCGCGAACGGGGACTTGCACGCCTTGACCGCAGTGCTGGATCCCACGGTGTGGGGGGTGGCGACCTTTGTCGGCGGCGCGCCCCAGCAAGTCAACCACGGGCGAGATACGGTGGCGCCCAACCTTCTTCGTTTCCTCGGCCAGGGTGCGACGTTGGTCGCTGGCCCTGCGGGCGAGGTGCTGGGGTTCACGGACCGCAGGCTCGCGGTGGTGCTCGTGCTGACGGTGCGCGGCGACCGCGTCATCAAGATCGAGGCGACCGTCGACCCGTCCGCCGCTATCCGTGGGTGACCGCGTGCACCAGCACAGGTTGATCGCGGTACAGCTGCGGAAACTGTTGCCGCAACGCGTCTAGCTTCGGCATGTCGTTGATCGCGATGTACGCCGCGGTCGGATGCGAGTTGAGGTAATCCTGGTGGTAGTCCTCGGCGGGGAAGAACCCGGAGTCTCTCTTGGTCTGCGTGACCACGGTGCCATCGAAGACTTTCGCCTGGTTGAGTTGAGCGATGTACGTGTCGGCAACCCGCTGCTGCATATCGTTCTGCGGAAAGATCGCCGAGCGATATTGTTCGCCGACGTCGGGTCCTTGTCGGTTCAGTTCCGTCGGATCATGGACAACGGCGAAGAACACGTGCAGCAGCTCGCCGAACGTCACTTGGCTGGGGTCGTAGGTGATGCGTACGGACTCGGCATGCCCGGTGCTACCCGTGCTCACCGTCTCGTACTGTGCGGTCGACGCGTCGCCACCCGCGTAGCCGGAGACCGCCGCCGACACGCCCTTCACGTGTTGAAATACGCCCTGAACACCCCAGAAGCAGCCGCCGGCCAGCACCGCGGTCTCGCTCGCCCCCCGGCTACCCACCGGCTCGTCCAGCACGGGTGCCGGAACGGGTGTCGCCGCGCCTGCGGGCAATAGTGCGAAACCCAGTGCCAACATCACGGCCAGGGCGGCGATTCCGCCCGTCTTGGCGGTCAACCTCATCGGTTCAGGCT from Mycobacterium sp. JS623 encodes:
- a CDS encoding nitroreductase family deazaflavin-dependent oxidoreductase, translated to MSEFRPPRYLKPMNKFMMAVQKLGIPIGPAMVLTVPGRKTGKPRSTPMTPFEHDGGLYVVAGYPGADWASNARAAGAGTLSRGRKSRRIKIVELNPAQSRPVLRAFAVKVPVGVGFAKRAGLVRDGAPEEFADLAGKLTVFRFDPGD
- a CDS encoding NmrA family NAD(P)-binding protein, producing MNAILVTGATGNVGRPLVNELATAGMEVRAVTRQPDAARFPDGVKVVATAAEGLPGASAVFLNSRALGDELEPFIRQARFEGVTRLVALSAINADDDFSRQPSRFRDDRNKEVEQLAVDSGLEWVSLRPTVFITNFFGMWAPQIQAGDVVSGPYATASTAPIVDRDISAVAAKALLTDELVGRKIPMTGPQAFTNTEMVEIIGSVLGRPLRYQEVPAEMVRQRFIGLGFAPEFADAYIAFLEATVSKPALVTHEVEKILGRPAETFADAVSAHQELFIKQ
- the sigI gene encoding RNA polymerase sigma factor SigI, giving the protein MSSSPPVEAAVRSHRPYLVNLAYQMLGDVGEAEDVAQEAFLRLSRASQVDDVRAWLTVVAGRLCLDQMRSARARHEQPDESGALDTAVSRDADPADRVTLDDEVRSALLEVLRRLSPGERVAFVLHDVFQMSFEDVAETVGRPVGTCRQLARRARAKFADSAGSRPRAADVTDVEHRIVTEKFITACANGDLHALTAVLDPTVWGVATFVGGAPQQVNHGRDTVAPNLLRFLGQGATLVAGPAGEVLGFTDRRLAVVLVLTVRGDRVIKIEATVDPSAAIRG
- the msrA gene encoding peptide-methionine (S)-S-oxide reductase MsrA, which codes for MRLTAKTGGIAALAVMLALGFALLPAGAATPVPAPVLDEPVGSRGASETAVLAGGCFWGVQGVFQHVKGVSAAVSGYAGGDASTAQYETVSTGSTGHAESVRITYDPSQVTFGELLHVFFAVVHDPTELNRQGPDVGEQYRSAIFPQNDMQQRVADTYIAQLNQAKVFDGTVVTQTKRDSGFFPAEDYHQDYLNSHPTAAYIAINDMPKLDALRQQFPQLYRDQPVLVHAVTHG